A window of Spartobacteria bacterium genomic DNA:
GAATTTCCGGATCTGGTCGGCCACCTGTCCGTTCGTGATGGAAACATGGAATTTGTCCATGGCCCATTAGCTCTCGCCATGAAGCACGGCGGGATATTCTTGGTCAATGAGCTGGATTTGCTCGAACCAGCCACAGCCACAGGCTTTAACGGAGTTCTGGACGCAGAACCGCTGTGTATTCCGGAAAACGGCGGCGAACTCATAAAACCCCATCCCATGTTCCGTTTCGCAGCCACAGCCAACACCAACGGCGGCTCGGACGAAACCGGTCTATACCAAGGCACGCTTCGGCAAAATCTGGCGTTTCTGGATCGCTTCTGGCTCTGCGAGGTGGGGTATCCGGCAAAAGATGCAGAAGAAACCCTGCTCGCACGACACGCCCCAAAACTCCCTGATACGATCAGACGCAAGATGATCGAGTACGCGGGAGAGGTCCGCAGGCTATTCATGGGCGAGGCGGGTGCCACGGGCGACAGCATAGAAGTTACGTTCTCGA
This region includes:
- a CDS encoding cobalamin synthase, with protein sequence EFPDLVGHLSVRDGNMEFVHGPLALAMKHGGIFLVNELDLLEPATATGFNGVLDAEPLCIPENGGELIKPHPMFRFAATANTNGGSDETGLYQGTLRQNLAFLDRFWLCEVGYPAKDAEETLLARHAPKLPDTIRRKMIEYAGEVRRLFMGEAGATGDSIEVTFSTRTLLRWADLTVRFQPLSRQGVQPVTYALDRALGFRATRETRAVLHELAQRMFPLTMGE